The following proteins are co-located in the Nomia melanderi isolate GNS246 chromosome 1, iyNomMela1, whole genome shotgun sequence genome:
- the LOC116426772 gene encoding synaptic vesicle glycoprotein 2B isoform X2, whose product MSGDIARLEHEPAASDPLVAGDAVSTLQGSKQTAESVAQDAVDQTGFGKFNLKVMAVCSLIFMNVAFSITSIGFILPSAACDFQMTTVDKGRLSAAPMLGMLAGSYIWGCYAAIKGRRMSLLVALTLHGASELLASVVPLYWVFLFLKFLSGAAMNGQSAVVFLYLGEFQPTKYRDKMLSWMEMAWVMGMIILAGVGWIIIPLEVNIKIGSVVFHSWNLFVFICSLPAIFTGTWLLFFPETPKYLAETGQNVQMLDVLMRMYSENSGQPPKEYITKLRNSGNNNLNDLVHRIMHMKELKEESPEKSFQLMIKDIWMKTVMILKPPFLCRTIVVCLIACFVTSAYYTLTLWLPELFHRYADFQESYPNQTASVCTLNSIRNVTVAVPTDDPFGCESRVQTSVFIHTFILGASCIPTGLILPMLVNYVGYKFFLVITAFIPAVVTACLFLVQTSIQNLVLSCAYESVTSVCLSVVYCVLVDLYPTHLRAIAAGLSAFISRIGAISGTLMIGYLIDDYCMLVILIVAAQLFLSGILALFTPGRKKPPKSPDVEKS is encoded by the exons ATGTCCGGCGATATCGCTCGATTGGAACACGAGCCAGCCGCGTCCGACCCGCTAGTCGCTGGGGACGCTGTCTCCACGTTACAAG GTAGCAAGCAGACCGCGGAGAGCGTTGCCCAGGATGCCGTCGACCAAACAG GATTTGGCAAGTTTAACCTTAAGGTTATGGCCGTCTGCAGTCTGATTTTCATGAATGTGGCGTTCAGTATTACCAGTATTGGTTTCATATTGCCATCCGCAGCATGCGACTTCCAGATGACCACGGTTGACAAGGGCCGTCTGAGCGCCGCTCCCATGTTAG GTATGCTGGCTGGATCGTACATCTGGGGCTGCTACGCGGCGATAAAAGGCCGTAGGATGTCTCTATTGGTCGCGCTGACACTCCACGGTGCCTCGGAATTATTGGCGTCCGTGGTGCCTCTCTACTGGGTCTTCCTGTTTCTAAAATTCCTGAGCGGCGCAGC AATGAACGGACAGTCGGCCGTGGTGTTCCTGTATCTCGGAGAATTCCAGCCGACCAAGTACCGCGACAAGATGCTGTCGTGGATGGAAATGGCGTGGGTGATGGGAATGATCATTCTGGCAG GTGTCGGTTGGATCATCATTCCGTTGGAGGTAAATATTAAGATCGGCAGCGTGGTCTTCCATTCGTGGAATCTTTTCGTGTTCATCTGTTCCCTGCCAGCGATATTCACCGGCACCTGGCTGCTGTTTTTCCCGGAGACGCCGAAATACCTGGCGGAAACCGGGCAGAACGTGCAAATGCTGGACGTACTGATGAGGATGTACTCGGAGAACAGCGGACAGCCTCCCAAGGAGTACATA ACGAAGCTTCGTaacagcggcaacaacaacctGAACGACCTGGTGCATCGAATAATGCACATGAAGGAGTTGAAGGAAGAATCGCCGGAGAAGTCCTTCCAGCTGATGATAAAGGACATCTGGATGAAGACAGTGATGATCCTGAAGCCGCCGTTCCTCTGCCGGACGATCGTGGTCTGCTTGATCGCCTGTTTCGTCACGTCCGCGTATTACACGCTAACTCTGTGGCTGCCGGAGCTGTTCCACAGGTACGCGGACTTCCAGGAGTCCTATCCGAACCAGACAGCCAGCGTGTGCACGCTGAACAGCATAAGGAACGTCACGGTAGCG GTGCCAACGGATGATCCGTTCGGTTGTGAATCGAGAGTACAAACTAGCGTCTTTATCCACACGTTCATCCTGGGTGCCTCTTGCATCCCCACGGGCCTAATTTTGCCGATGCTCGTCAATTACGTAGGATACAAATTCTTCCTTG TGATAACAGCGTTCATACCTGCTGTGGTGACGGCCTGTCTCTTCTTGGTGCAGACGTCCATTCAGAACCTGGTGCTCTCGTGCGCCTACGAGTCCGTCACTTCCGTCTGCCTGAGCGTCGTCTATTGCGTCTTGGTAGATCTCTATCCGACGCACTTAAG AGCGATAGCGGCTGGTCTGTCCGCCTTCATTAGTCGAATAGGTGCCATAAGCGGAACCCTGATGATCGGCTACTTGATCGACGATTACTGCATGCTAGTGATCCTCATAGTAGCGGCTCAGCTCTTCC TGAGCGGTATACTAGCCCTCTTCACGCCTGGCAGGAAGAAACCGCCGAAGAGTCCGGACGTCGAGAAGTCTTAA
- the LOC116426772 gene encoding synaptic vesicle glycoprotein 2B isoform X1 gives MSGDIARLEHEPAASDPLVAGDAVSTLQEDSFSVALRRGDGGPSLRQCPLEFGSKQTAESVAQDAVDQTGFGKFNLKVMAVCSLIFMNVAFSITSIGFILPSAACDFQMTTVDKGRLSAAPMLGMLAGSYIWGCYAAIKGRRMSLLVALTLHGASELLASVVPLYWVFLFLKFLSGAAMNGQSAVVFLYLGEFQPTKYRDKMLSWMEMAWVMGMIILAGVGWIIIPLEVNIKIGSVVFHSWNLFVFICSLPAIFTGTWLLFFPETPKYLAETGQNVQMLDVLMRMYSENSGQPPKEYITKLRNSGNNNLNDLVHRIMHMKELKEESPEKSFQLMIKDIWMKTVMILKPPFLCRTIVVCLIACFVTSAYYTLTLWLPELFHRYADFQESYPNQTASVCTLNSIRNVTVAVPTDDPFGCESRVQTSVFIHTFILGASCIPTGLILPMLVNYVGYKFFLVITAFIPAVVTACLFLVQTSIQNLVLSCAYESVTSVCLSVVYCVLVDLYPTHLRAIAAGLSAFISRIGAISGTLMIGYLIDDYCMLVILIVAAQLFLSGILALFTPGRKKPPKSPDVEKS, from the exons ATGTCCGGCGATATCGCTCGATTGGAACACGAGCCAGCCGCGTCCGACCCGCTAGTCGCTGGGGACGCTGTCTCCACGTTACAAG AGGATTCGTTCAGTGTTGCTCTTCGAAGAGGAGATGGAGGACCGAGTCTGCGGCAGTGCCCCTTGGAGTTTG GTAGCAAGCAGACCGCGGAGAGCGTTGCCCAGGATGCCGTCGACCAAACAG GATTTGGCAAGTTTAACCTTAAGGTTATGGCCGTCTGCAGTCTGATTTTCATGAATGTGGCGTTCAGTATTACCAGTATTGGTTTCATATTGCCATCCGCAGCATGCGACTTCCAGATGACCACGGTTGACAAGGGCCGTCTGAGCGCCGCTCCCATGTTAG GTATGCTGGCTGGATCGTACATCTGGGGCTGCTACGCGGCGATAAAAGGCCGTAGGATGTCTCTATTGGTCGCGCTGACACTCCACGGTGCCTCGGAATTATTGGCGTCCGTGGTGCCTCTCTACTGGGTCTTCCTGTTTCTAAAATTCCTGAGCGGCGCAGC AATGAACGGACAGTCGGCCGTGGTGTTCCTGTATCTCGGAGAATTCCAGCCGACCAAGTACCGCGACAAGATGCTGTCGTGGATGGAAATGGCGTGGGTGATGGGAATGATCATTCTGGCAG GTGTCGGTTGGATCATCATTCCGTTGGAGGTAAATATTAAGATCGGCAGCGTGGTCTTCCATTCGTGGAATCTTTTCGTGTTCATCTGTTCCCTGCCAGCGATATTCACCGGCACCTGGCTGCTGTTTTTCCCGGAGACGCCGAAATACCTGGCGGAAACCGGGCAGAACGTGCAAATGCTGGACGTACTGATGAGGATGTACTCGGAGAACAGCGGACAGCCTCCCAAGGAGTACATA ACGAAGCTTCGTaacagcggcaacaacaacctGAACGACCTGGTGCATCGAATAATGCACATGAAGGAGTTGAAGGAAGAATCGCCGGAGAAGTCCTTCCAGCTGATGATAAAGGACATCTGGATGAAGACAGTGATGATCCTGAAGCCGCCGTTCCTCTGCCGGACGATCGTGGTCTGCTTGATCGCCTGTTTCGTCACGTCCGCGTATTACACGCTAACTCTGTGGCTGCCGGAGCTGTTCCACAGGTACGCGGACTTCCAGGAGTCCTATCCGAACCAGACAGCCAGCGTGTGCACGCTGAACAGCATAAGGAACGTCACGGTAGCG GTGCCAACGGATGATCCGTTCGGTTGTGAATCGAGAGTACAAACTAGCGTCTTTATCCACACGTTCATCCTGGGTGCCTCTTGCATCCCCACGGGCCTAATTTTGCCGATGCTCGTCAATTACGTAGGATACAAATTCTTCCTTG TGATAACAGCGTTCATACCTGCTGTGGTGACGGCCTGTCTCTTCTTGGTGCAGACGTCCATTCAGAACCTGGTGCTCTCGTGCGCCTACGAGTCCGTCACTTCCGTCTGCCTGAGCGTCGTCTATTGCGTCTTGGTAGATCTCTATCCGACGCACTTAAG AGCGATAGCGGCTGGTCTGTCCGCCTTCATTAGTCGAATAGGTGCCATAAGCGGAACCCTGATGATCGGCTACTTGATCGACGATTACTGCATGCTAGTGATCCTCATAGTAGCGGCTCAGCTCTTCC TGAGCGGTATACTAGCCCTCTTCACGCCTGGCAGGAAGAAACCGCCGAAGAGTCCGGACGTCGAGAAGTCTTAA
- the LOC116426772 gene encoding synaptic vesicle glycoprotein 2B isoform X3, with product MDRKIETGSKQTAESVAQDAVDQTGFGKFNLKVMAVCSLIFMNVAFSITSIGFILPSAACDFQMTTVDKGRLSAAPMLGMLAGSYIWGCYAAIKGRRMSLLVALTLHGASELLASVVPLYWVFLFLKFLSGAAMNGQSAVVFLYLGEFQPTKYRDKMLSWMEMAWVMGMIILAGVGWIIIPLEVNIKIGSVVFHSWNLFVFICSLPAIFTGTWLLFFPETPKYLAETGQNVQMLDVLMRMYSENSGQPPKEYITKLRNSGNNNLNDLVHRIMHMKELKEESPEKSFQLMIKDIWMKTVMILKPPFLCRTIVVCLIACFVTSAYYTLTLWLPELFHRYADFQESYPNQTASVCTLNSIRNVTVAVPTDDPFGCESRVQTSVFIHTFILGASCIPTGLILPMLVNYVGYKFFLVITAFIPAVVTACLFLVQTSIQNLVLSCAYESVTSVCLSVVYCVLVDLYPTHLRAIAAGLSAFISRIGAISGTLMIGYLIDDYCMLVILIVAAQLFLSGILALFTPGRKKPPKSPDVEKS from the exons GTAGCAAGCAGACCGCGGAGAGCGTTGCCCAGGATGCCGTCGACCAAACAG GATTTGGCAAGTTTAACCTTAAGGTTATGGCCGTCTGCAGTCTGATTTTCATGAATGTGGCGTTCAGTATTACCAGTATTGGTTTCATATTGCCATCCGCAGCATGCGACTTCCAGATGACCACGGTTGACAAGGGCCGTCTGAGCGCCGCTCCCATGTTAG GTATGCTGGCTGGATCGTACATCTGGGGCTGCTACGCGGCGATAAAAGGCCGTAGGATGTCTCTATTGGTCGCGCTGACACTCCACGGTGCCTCGGAATTATTGGCGTCCGTGGTGCCTCTCTACTGGGTCTTCCTGTTTCTAAAATTCCTGAGCGGCGCAGC AATGAACGGACAGTCGGCCGTGGTGTTCCTGTATCTCGGAGAATTCCAGCCGACCAAGTACCGCGACAAGATGCTGTCGTGGATGGAAATGGCGTGGGTGATGGGAATGATCATTCTGGCAG GTGTCGGTTGGATCATCATTCCGTTGGAGGTAAATATTAAGATCGGCAGCGTGGTCTTCCATTCGTGGAATCTTTTCGTGTTCATCTGTTCCCTGCCAGCGATATTCACCGGCACCTGGCTGCTGTTTTTCCCGGAGACGCCGAAATACCTGGCGGAAACCGGGCAGAACGTGCAAATGCTGGACGTACTGATGAGGATGTACTCGGAGAACAGCGGACAGCCTCCCAAGGAGTACATA ACGAAGCTTCGTaacagcggcaacaacaacctGAACGACCTGGTGCATCGAATAATGCACATGAAGGAGTTGAAGGAAGAATCGCCGGAGAAGTCCTTCCAGCTGATGATAAAGGACATCTGGATGAAGACAGTGATGATCCTGAAGCCGCCGTTCCTCTGCCGGACGATCGTGGTCTGCTTGATCGCCTGTTTCGTCACGTCCGCGTATTACACGCTAACTCTGTGGCTGCCGGAGCTGTTCCACAGGTACGCGGACTTCCAGGAGTCCTATCCGAACCAGACAGCCAGCGTGTGCACGCTGAACAGCATAAGGAACGTCACGGTAGCG GTGCCAACGGATGATCCGTTCGGTTGTGAATCGAGAGTACAAACTAGCGTCTTTATCCACACGTTCATCCTGGGTGCCTCTTGCATCCCCACGGGCCTAATTTTGCCGATGCTCGTCAATTACGTAGGATACAAATTCTTCCTTG TGATAACAGCGTTCATACCTGCTGTGGTGACGGCCTGTCTCTTCTTGGTGCAGACGTCCATTCAGAACCTGGTGCTCTCGTGCGCCTACGAGTCCGTCACTTCCGTCTGCCTGAGCGTCGTCTATTGCGTCTTGGTAGATCTCTATCCGACGCACTTAAG AGCGATAGCGGCTGGTCTGTCCGCCTTCATTAGTCGAATAGGTGCCATAAGCGGAACCCTGATGATCGGCTACTTGATCGACGATTACTGCATGCTAGTGATCCTCATAGTAGCGGCTCAGCTCTTCC TGAGCGGTATACTAGCCCTCTTCACGCCTGGCAGGAAGAAACCGCCGAAGAGTCCGGACGTCGAGAAGTCTTAA